The Candidatus Paceibacterota bacterium genomic sequence CAGAAGCAGAACTCTCAAAGAAAAGGGATTTTGAAGAAAACAGAACACAGCTCGAACAAAGAGTTGGTATTGTTTCGCAAGGGCTTGTTCGTTGCGGAGTCAAAACCATCGGACTTGGCACGGAGGAAATCGTCGAACTCTTCTACAAGATATTTAATCCAGGAGACACCGAAAAGCCGATTCATGTTGAATAATTTCAAAATAGTATGGGACTTTTAAGCAACCTATTTGGAAAAAAAGAAAATACCGTGCCGAAAATTGCGCCTATTTTGCCGCAAGAGATTTATGAATCTGGAGTATTGGAACTTAAAGATATTATCGCTCCGTCCGCCCTTAAAATAACTCCGCGCGAACTGAATCTCGGAGACAAGATCGTTCGCACATTCTTCGTCATTTCCTATCCAAGATTTCTCTCTGACAGCTGGTTTTCTCCAATCATAAATCTCGATAAAGTTTTCGACATTTCAATATTCGTGCACCCGATCGAGACTGCGAAAGTGTTGCGTACTTTCCAGAAAAAAGTTGCGGAGGTGGAAAGCCAAATATCCGGGAGACAGTCAAAAGGATTGGTGCGCGACCCAGTGCTCGATACCGCCTATCAGGACCTTGAAGGGTTGCGGGACCGCCTCCAGCAGGCGCAGGAAAAACTTTTTGACGTCGGTCTTTATATTTCCGTTTATGGTGAAACAAATGAGGAACTCGATAAGATAGAATCGGAGATCAAATCAATTCTCGAAGCAAAACTAGTGTATTTGAAACCGGCGCTTTTCCAGCAGGAACAAGGCTTCAAGACCGTGCTTCCGGTAGGAGAAGATCTCTTGGAAGTGCACTCGAAATTAAATTCTTCTCCTCTTTCAAGCCTTTTTCCGTTTATCTCATTCGACCTTTCATCCGACAAAGGAATTTTGTATGGAATAAACCGCCACAATTCAAGCCTTGTGCTTTTCGACCGATTTTCCCTTGAAAACTACAATTCAGTGACGTTTGCTAAGGCTGGTTCTGGAAAATCATACGCTTCCAAGCTTGAAATCCTTCGAACCCTTATGTTCGACGCGGATGTTTTGGTCATTGACCCGGAAAAAGAATATGAATATATGGCGGAAGCAACAGGCGGAAGATATTTCAACATTTCTCTTAATTCTGAACATCATATCAATCCGTTCGATCTGCCAGCACCTCGACCTGATGAATCAAAAGCAGACGTCTTGCGCTCGAATATTGTGAACTTGGTTGGGCTTTTCCGTCTTATGCTTGGAGGACTTTCTCCGGAAGAAGACGCTGTCATAGACCGAGCTATCACCGAAACCTACGCACTCAAAGACATCACTGCCGATTCTGATTTCTCAAACATCGAACCTCCGCTCCTATCCGACTTCGAATTGGTTCTCGCGGGAATGGAAGGAGGGGAGTCATTGGCACAGCGACTTACCAAATTTACTAAAGGAACGTGGGCAGGGTTTATCAACAAGCCAACAAACATCGACATCAACAAAAAATTCGTGGTGTTTTCTCTTAGAGATATGGAAGATGAACTAAAGCCTGTGGCAATGTACATCGTCACTCACTATATCTGGAACGCTATTCGAAAAGAGCTGAAGAAACGCCTCTTGGTAATCGATGAAGCGTGGTGGATGATGAAATCCGAAGATACAGCATCATTCCTCCTTGGCCTCGCAAAACGATGCCGAAAATATTATTTGGGACTTGCAACTATCACCCAGGACGTCGATGACTTCCTCCGCTCTCCTTATGGACTCCCGATTATCACCAACTCGTCGATCCAAATCCTTCTCAAACAGTCCGCTTCTTCAATTGATATCCTCCAGAAAACATTCTCGCTTACTGACGAAGAAAAATATCTCCTCCTCGAATCTGATGTGGGAGAGGGAATTTTCTTTGCGGGAACAAAACATGTGGCCATAAAAATTATCGCCTCATACACTGAAGATCAAATCATCACCTCAAACCCTTCCCAGCTTCTTGCCATACAAAAAGCAAAAGAAGAGCTCGCAGGACTTGGACAGGGATAATCACTAAGTCCTATCTCACCCCACTCAAGATGCTGCGAAAATTTTTTACTCTAGCGAAGGAAGTAAGGGAAATAAAACCAAGAATCACGCCGGGAGCGGCTGCGCTTTTGATTTTTTTCGCGCTTATTATTGATTTGGTGCAATTTTTGGTCAATTTTCTTGACGAAATCCTTTTTATAGGAGTTATTCTCAACTGGCTCATTGATATAGCTGTGATTTTCGGATTCTGGCTATGGTTTCGATTCAAAAGAGTAAAATTCGTTAAAATATCAGCCGAAGGGAAATCAAGTGCCACTGGACTTATCGCGTTCATTATAACAGTTATCATTAAACTTATTCCGGTACTCAACGCGCTTCCAGCATGGACCGCAAACGTTATGATAAATATCGGCGTTTCTTGGGTTGAAGACCTAGCTGCGCAGGATAGAAGCGGGACGCTTGCAAAAATGTTGCCTGGCGGCAAAAAAGCACTATCACAAGGGGCAAAAAAACAAGCATTGGAAGCGAGGAGAGATGATAGGCGAAACGGAAGAGAGGGGTACACAAGAGAGGGAATGGGAAGTGGAAGTAGAGAAGAAGAAAAAGAACAACAAGCGATGCTCCCAACCAACACCCTCGATCTTTCAAATCAATCGGGAATATCTAGCGGGGGACAGGAAAGAAGACCGGAAATTCCAAGAGATGAGCCGGCAAAGCGGGTCACAGAAGAGCCTCAACGAAGAGGAGATGCTTCTTCAGAAGCAGATAGAATATGGCAAGAAAGGGATCGGACCGGCGCTATCGCTCAAGCTGACGATATCTGGAAAAGAAGAGATGAGCGAACAGCACAAGAAGAAAAAATGCTCCAAGAGAAGATGGGTGGAATGGGGAATAGACTCGATAAAATATGGGAAGAAAGGGATCGGAAAAATGGCGTTTGAAGCCAGAGCTGTTGATAAGGTATCTTTTGACTATGGTAAAATAACAGGATACATGAAAAGCGCTCTTATACAGAAAGCCGCTACTCTTTTTCTCTCTGGACTCATCCTTTTGTGTCTTGTGTCCTTATCTCACTTGACCGCCTCTGCAGAAATTATCGCTCCCGAAAATTCAGTCTCTCTTTCAATACAGCCCCAAAATCCCGAGCCGAATTCAGAGGTAAGTGCCACAATTGAAGGGTATCTTTTCGATCTGCAAAAATCAAAAATTTCTTGGTCTGTGAATGGGAATATCAAGAAAACAGGTATTGGAGGAACTACTTTTTCATTCACAACAGGCAATGCAGGAAAAACAACGAACCTAAGCGTCGTTGTTGATGCCCCCGATGGCACGCACGTAGAAAAATTACTTTCCCTTCAGGCTGCAAATGTCGATCTGGCATGGGAAGCGACTTCCTATAGCCCCCCATTTTACAAAGGAAAATCACTTTTCCCTCCTCAAGGAACGGCCAAGGTCGTGGCACTCCCGGACCTTACCGATGCAAGTGGCAACCTTATTCCAGCTGAAAAGCTTCTCTATAAATGGACAAAGGACAGAGAAATACTGGGAGACGACTCCGGGTACGGGAAAAATATTTACACATTTACAGGAGATCTTTTCTCTCGGCCAGTTACCATAAAAGTAGAAGCGAGCACACTTGTAGGAAATCAAACAGCAGAAAAGAGCATCGTTATTTCTCCCGCAACTTTGCAGGTTGTTTTATACGAAGATGATCCGCTTTTGGGAATTACATACGAAAAATCACTTCCGGCGAGTTTCCCTCTTATTAATCCAGAGATAAAAA encodes the following:
- a CDS encoding DUF87 domain-containing protein translates to MGLLSNLFGKKENTVPKIAPILPQEIYESGVLELKDIIAPSALKITPRELNLGDKIVRTFFVISYPRFLSDSWFSPIINLDKVFDISIFVHPIETAKVLRTFQKKVAEVESQISGRQSKGLVRDPVLDTAYQDLEGLRDRLQQAQEKLFDVGLYISVYGETNEELDKIESEIKSILEAKLVYLKPALFQQEQGFKTVLPVGEDLLEVHSKLNSSPLSSLFPFISFDLSSDKGILYGINRHNSSLVLFDRFSLENYNSVTFAKAGSGKSYASKLEILRTLMFDADVLVIDPEKEYEYMAEATGGRYFNISLNSEHHINPFDLPAPRPDESKADVLRSNIVNLVGLFRLMLGGLSPEEDAVIDRAITETYALKDITADSDFSNIEPPLLSDFELVLAGMEGGESLAQRLTKFTKGTWAGFINKPTNIDINKKFVVFSLRDMEDELKPVAMYIVTHYIWNAIRKELKKRLLVIDEAWWMMKSEDTASFLLGLAKRCRKYYLGLATITQDVDDFLRSPYGLPIITNSSIQILLKQSASSIDILQKTFSLTDEEKYLLLESDVGEGIFFAGTKHVAIKIIASYTEDQIITSNPSQLLAIQKAKEELAGLGQG